From the genome of Biomphalaria glabrata chromosome 1, xgBioGlab47.1, whole genome shotgun sequence, one region includes:
- the LOC129923209 gene encoding inner centromere protein-like — protein MKGKNEIEEMKRKDEIEEMKRKDEIEEMKGKDEIEEMKGKDEIEEMKGKDEIEEMKRKDEIEEMNGKDEIEEMKRKDEIEEMKGKDEIEEMKGKDEIEVMKGKDEIEVMKRKDEIEEMKRKDEIEEMKRKDEIEVMKRKDEIEEMKRKDEIEEMKGKDEIEVMKRKDEIEEMKRNDEIEEMKRKDEIEEMKRKDEIEEMKRKDEIEEMKRKDEIEEMKRKDEIEEMKGKDEIEEMKGNVKTKERECEWRTRKEINRNITNERMRMKEKNGIKGHVQTKAKEREWIEMSRNHERWPLIECREKGRGGSKKTEGKGRGEFTQCIKTFETLHLCSIH, from the coding sequence ATGAAGGGAAAGAATGAGATTGAAGAGATGAAGAGAAAGGATGAGATTGAAGAGATGAAGAGAAAGGATGAGATTGAAGAGATGAAGGGAAAGGATGAGATTGAAGAGATGAAGGGAAAGGATGAGATTGAAGAGATGAAGGGAAAGGATGAGATTGAAGAGATGAAGAGAAAGGATGAGATTGAAGAGATGAATGGAAAGGATGAGATTGAAGAGATGAAGAGAAAGGATGAGATTGAAGAGATGAAGGGAAAGGATGAGATTGAAGAGATGAAGGGAAAGGATGAGATTGAAGTGATGAAGGGAAAGGATGAGATTGAAGTGATGAAGAGAAAGGATGAGATTGAAGAGATGAAGAGAAAGGATGAGATTGAAGAGATGAAGAGAAAGGATGAGATTGAAGTGATGAAGAGAAAGGATGAGATTGAAGAGATGAAGAGAAAGGATGAGATTGAAGAGATGAAGGGAAAGGATGAGATTGAAGTGATGAAGAGAAAGGATGAGATTGAAGAGATGAAGAGAAATGATGAAATTGAAGAGATGAAGAGAAAGGATGAGATTGAAGAGATGAAGAGAAAGGATGAGATTGAAGAGATGAAGAGAAAGGATGAGATTGAAGAGATGAAGAGAAAGGATGAGATTGAAGAGATGAAGAGAAAGGATGAGATTGAAGAGATGAAGGGAAAGGATGAGATTGAAGAGATGAAGGGAAATGTTAAAACTAAAGAGAGAGAATGTGAATGGAGAACTAGGAaggaaataaatagaaatatcaCGAATGAAAGGATGAGGATGAAAGAAAAGAACGGAATAAAAGGACATGTTCAGACTAAAGCCAAAGAACGAGAGTGGATAGAAATGTCAAGAAACCACGAGAGATGGCCTCTAATAGAATGCAGAGAGAAAGGACGAGGTGGAAGTAAAAAGACTGAAGGAAAAGGGCGGGGAGAGTTCACCCAATGTATAAAGACATTCGAAACGTTACATCTCTGCAGCATTCATTGA